One window of Phalacrocorax carbo chromosome 1, bPhaCar2.1, whole genome shotgun sequence genomic DNA carries:
- the SPRYD7 gene encoding SPRY domain-containing protein 7 translates to MAASVLCCFSWCRDGGAGHIPLKEMPAVHLDTQRMGTDVVIVKNGRRICGTGGCLANAPLHQNKSYFEFKIQSTGIWGIGVATQKANLNQIPLGRDVHSLVMRNDGALYYNNEEKNRLPANNLPQEGDVVGITYDHVELNVYLNGKNMHCPASGIRGTVYPVVYVDDSAILDCQFSEFYHTPPPGFEKILFEQQIF, encoded by the exons ATGGCCGCCTCCGtgttgtgctgcttctcctggtgCAGGGATGGCGGTGCCGGGCATATCCCGCTGAAGGAGATGCCGGCGGTGCATCTCGATACGCAGCGCATGG gAACAGATGTCGTCATTGTTAAAAATGGCAGAAGAATATGTGGCACGGGAGGCTGCTTAGCCAATGCACCTTTGCATCAGAACAAGAGCTATTTTGAGTTTAAAATCCAGTCCACAG GGATTTGGGGTATTGGAGTTGCAACCCAGAAAGCAAACTTGAATCAAATTCCACTTGGTCGAGATGTCCATAGCCTGGTGATGAGAAATGATGGAGCTCTCTACTATAACaatgaggagaaaaatagaCTACCAGCAAACAACTTGCCTCAGGAGGGTGATGTGGTG gGCATTACGTATGACCATGTAGaattaaatgtatatttaaatgGGAAGAACATGCACTGTCCAGCTTCAGGAATCCGAGGGACTGTCTATCCAGTGGTCTATG TTGATGACAGTGCCATTCTGGATTGTCAGTTCAGTGAATTTTATCATACACCTCCACCAGGGTTTGAAAAGATCCTCTTTGAGCAGCAAATCTTCTGA